A window of Sphingobacterium sp. lm-10 contains these coding sequences:
- a CDS encoding M3 family metallopeptidase: MIKKRLLPICMVVTSIVVGCGESNRNDSTDNPLLGYFDTPFNVPPFDKIKDEHFRPAYDEAIKLHNTEIDSILNNEEDPTFQNTIVALENAGSMLSQVSVIFGNLNSANKTDSLQAIAADMAPVLSAHRDEIQLNAKLFARVKAVYDHKDHLGLDKEDIKLLEETYKGFVRSGANLPEESKEKLKGINSKLSTLTNSFGENLPAEAKTYELVIEDEKDLSGLPEGVRAAAAATAKQKGKEGKWVFTLSNPSVMPFLQYADNRELRKEIWNAYQMRGNNGGDFDNKKNAIEIANLRLEKAKLLGYPSHAAYVLEESMAENPDNVLNLLNKLWGPALAKAKVEEADLQQEIKLAGDTFQVAPYDWRYYAEKVRMKRFALNEEEIRPYFGLAEVREGAFQTAAKLWGLSFVALNNVPVYHQEVEVYEVKDKDGSHLGILYADFFPRDSKRSGAWMTSYRSQYSKDGKRVAPVVSIVCNFTKPVGDKPALLTFDEASTLFHEFGHALHGLLSNVKYKSLSGTSVPRDFVELPSQIMENWAADPAVMKSYAKHYETGEAIPDELIEKMQKAGTFDQGFATVEYLAASLLDMNYHAATSPINTDAIAFEDAAMRKVGLIDAIIPRYRTTNFQHIFSGGYSSGYYSYIWSEVLDSDAFAAFKEKGLYDQSTASSFRRNILERGGTGNPAEMYRTFRGANPNPIHLMEKRGLN; encoded by the coding sequence ATGATTAAAAAGCGATTACTTCCTATCTGCATGGTGGTAACATCTATTGTAGTAGGTTGTGGAGAGTCTAACCGAAATGACTCTACGGACAACCCTTTGTTAGGATACTTTGACACTCCTTTTAATGTCCCGCCGTTTGATAAAATCAAAGACGAACATTTTCGTCCGGCTTATGATGAAGCGATAAAACTTCACAACACAGAGATAGACTCTATTCTTAACAATGAGGAAGACCCTACCTTTCAAAATACTATTGTTGCCTTGGAAAATGCGGGATCTATGTTGAGCCAGGTATCGGTGATATTTGGCAACCTGAACTCTGCGAACAAAACAGATTCTCTACAAGCTATAGCAGCTGACATGGCTCCGGTGCTTTCTGCACACAGAGATGAGATCCAATTAAACGCAAAACTATTTGCTCGCGTAAAAGCGGTATACGATCATAAGGATCATTTGGGTTTGGATAAAGAAGACATCAAACTATTGGAAGAAACCTACAAGGGATTTGTTCGTTCGGGAGCCAACCTTCCTGAAGAAAGTAAAGAAAAACTGAAGGGAATCAATTCAAAACTGTCTACACTAACTAACTCATTTGGCGAAAACTTGCCTGCAGAAGCGAAAACATACGAACTGGTAATCGAGGATGAGAAAGACCTGTCTGGTTTACCTGAGGGCGTGCGCGCTGCAGCAGCGGCTACTGCCAAGCAAAAGGGTAAAGAAGGAAAGTGGGTATTTACCTTATCGAACCCATCGGTAATGCCTTTTCTTCAATATGCTGATAATCGTGAGCTTCGTAAAGAAATCTGGAATGCCTATCAGATGCGTGGCAACAATGGTGGCGATTTTGACAACAAAAAAAATGCGATTGAAATTGCCAACTTACGATTAGAAAAAGCAAAACTTTTGGGTTATCCTTCCCATGCTGCTTATGTATTGGAGGAGTCTATGGCAGAAAACCCAGACAATGTTCTAAACTTATTAAATAAACTTTGGGGCCCGGCTTTGGCCAAAGCAAAAGTGGAGGAAGCCGATTTGCAACAAGAGATTAAGTTGGCAGGCGACACCTTTCAGGTGGCTCCTTACGACTGGCGTTATTATGCAGAAAAAGTACGCATGAAGCGTTTTGCATTAAATGAAGAAGAAATCAGACCCTATTTCGGATTAGCAGAAGTACGCGAGGGTGCTTTCCAAACTGCGGCTAAGTTGTGGGGATTGAGTTTCGTAGCCTTAAATAATGTTCCGGTATACCATCAGGAAGTGGAAGTATATGAAGTAAAAGACAAAGATGGCTCCCACCTCGGAATTCTATACGCTGATTTTTTTCCACGTGATTCTAAACGCTCTGGCGCATGGATGACATCTTACCGCTCTCAGTACAGCAAAGACGGGAAGCGTGTTGCTCCGGTCGTTTCTATTGTCTGCAACTTTACTAAACCCGTTGGCGACAAGCCAGCATTGCTTACATTTGATGAAGCCAGCACCTTGTTTCACGAGTTTGGTCACGCATTGCATGGCTTATTATCTAACGTTAAATACAAAAGTCTATCCGGCACTTCGGTACCACGCGATTTCGTAGAATTACCTTCTCAAATCATGGAAAACTGGGCCGCTGATCCAGCCGTGATGAAATCGTATGCAAAACACTATGAGACAGGTGAAGCTATTCCTGATGAGTTAATTGAGAAAATGCAGAAAGCAGGAACATTCGATCAAGGTTTTGCAACTGTGGAGTACTTAGCAGCATCATTGCTGGACATGAATTACCATGCAGCTACCTCTCCGATCAATACAGATGCCATCGCTTTTGAAGATGCAGCTATGCGCAAAGTTGGGTTGATTGATGCCATTATCCCTCGTTATAGAACGACAAACTTCCAACATATATTTTCTGGAGGATATTCTTCAGGATACTACAGTTACATCTGGTCGGAGGTATTGGATTCCGATGCATTTGCAGCGTTCAAGGAAAAGGGCTTATACGATCAATCTACGGCAAGTTCATTTCGTCGCAATATCTTGGAGCGCGGTGGAACAGGTAATCCGGCAGAAATGTACCGTACCTTCCGCGGTGCTAATCCAAATCCGATACACTTAATGGAAAAAAGAGGCTTGAACTAA
- a CDS encoding glycosyltransferase — MKITILTPDIPYPLHMGGNVAQFAFSDYLRHKISITYIFEIFNQDDEKSANELQELWDNVKIIRVYNDQYHLSKPLTILERIFRKISVVASRLSGARMYESLPGKSNPIFSNALWYVKPFSEGFITAILEHISVDSPDLIQVEHSRGLCLADLETGDIPKVFIHHEVQFGMLESLGKYDAINVFSRYTIDLTKNIECNLLRKFHSILTFSENDKQKLIAEGLENVESIPFPILSSEFGRKKKCINIDKLLFVGGDWHYPNYDAVSWYASELGEDIYNNFGLKLHVVGRWRKQNIDYLKSDFVIFEGFVKDLNEFGIHAIHILPIRMGGGIRTKLLSAIANFQPIITTVIGADGISVEDGKHVYFADSKIQFIDAISKILKDQTQSLTMCNNAFEFLRETFDQEKLANRRLQLYKKLLFTKE; from the coding sequence ATGAAAATTACAATTCTGACTCCTGATATCCCATATCCTTTACACATGGGGGGCAATGTTGCTCAATTTGCTTTCTCAGATTATTTGAGGCATAAAATATCTATTACCTATATTTTCGAAATTTTTAATCAAGATGACGAGAAATCTGCGAATGAATTACAAGAGCTATGGGATAATGTAAAGATTATTAGAGTGTATAATGATCAATATCATCTTTCGAAACCACTGACAATTCTGGAGAGAATTTTTCGAAAAATTAGTGTGGTAGCGAGTCGTTTAAGTGGTGCAAGGATGTACGAAAGTCTGCCAGGTAAATCCAACCCCATTTTTAGCAATGCTTTATGGTACGTAAAACCCTTTTCTGAAGGTTTTATAACTGCTATTTTAGAACACATTTCGGTAGATAGCCCTGATCTAATTCAGGTTGAGCACTCTAGAGGATTATGCCTTGCTGATTTGGAGACGGGCGATATCCCAAAAGTATTTATTCACCATGAAGTTCAATTTGGGATGTTAGAGTCGTTAGGAAAATATGATGCTATAAATGTTTTCTCAAGGTACACGATAGACCTTACGAAGAATATTGAGTGCAATCTTTTACGGAAATTTCACTCTATTTTAACGTTTAGTGAAAATGACAAACAGAAATTGATAGCTGAAGGGTTGGAGAATGTAGAATCGATACCTTTTCCCATCCTTTCTAGTGAATTTGGGAGGAAAAAGAAATGTATAAACATTGACAAATTATTATTTGTTGGTGGAGATTGGCATTACCCGAATTATGATGCAGTATCTTGGTATGCTTCAGAATTAGGAGAAGATATTTATAATAATTTTGGCTTAAAACTTCATGTCGTAGGTCGGTGGAGAAAGCAAAATATCGACTATCTTAAAAGTGACTTTGTGATTTTTGAAGGGTTCGTAAAAGATCTCAATGAGTTTGGAATCCATGCTATTCATATTCTTCCTATACGTATGGGGGGAGGTATACGAACAAAACTTCTAAGTGCGATTGCAAACTTCCAGCCAATTATAACGACTGTAATAGGAGCAGATGGTATAAGCGTAGAAGATGGGAAACATGTTTACTTTGCGGATTCTAAAATTCAATTCATTGATGCAATTTCAAAAATTTTGAAAGATCAAACGCAGTCATTAACTATGTGCAACAATGCATTCGAATTTTTGCGTGAGACATTTGATCAAGAAAAATTAGCCAATAGAAGGCTGCAGTTGTATAAGAAGCTACTATTTACAAAAGAATAA
- a CDS encoding Rieske 2Fe-2S domain-containing protein, with translation MIWHEFKLPKKEGVSEIQVDGKKLCIIYQSGTPHITSAKCPHAGADLSQGWCEGGKLICPFHRHGFDIQTGRGNPGQGNYINTYPVKEENGTWYVGITKPWWKIF, from the coding sequence ATGATATGGCACGAATTTAAACTCCCAAAAAAAGAAGGTGTATCAGAGATACAGGTAGATGGCAAGAAACTTTGTATTATCTACCAATCGGGTACACCCCATATTACTAGTGCCAAATGCCCTCATGCCGGTGCTGACCTATCTCAAGGCTGGTGCGAAGGCGGCAAATTGATTTGTCCGTTTCACCGCCATGGGTTTGACATCCAGACGGGACGAGGAAATCCAGGGCAAGGAAACTACATCAACACCTATCCTGTAAAGGAAGAAAATGGCACCTGGTATGTAGGCATTACCAAACCTTGGTGGAAAATATTTTGA
- a CDS encoding 4-hydroxy-3-methylbut-2-enyl diphosphate reductase yields the protein MSKNLQVTIDKDSGFCFGVVYAIDMAEEILEEEGQLYCLGDIVHNDEEVARLKAKGLQIISHADLPGLQNAKVLIRAHGEAPETYRTALENNITLIDASCPVVLKLQNRIKTSHDNAEKILIFGKHGHAEVIGLKGQTNDEALVFQDIAELDDVELPESFTLYSQTTKSVDKFYSIKEELINRGYQVKANDTICRQVSNRYEDLLGFAKAYDRIVFVSGKKSSNGKVLYEVCKTANPNSYFVSDVTELDSTLFQTNESVGICGATSTPMWLMKDVKASLETL from the coding sequence ATGTCGAAAAATTTACAAGTTACCATTGACAAGGATTCAGGTTTTTGTTTTGGAGTCGTCTATGCCATAGATATGGCTGAAGAGATTTTAGAAGAAGAAGGGCAACTTTATTGTCTGGGCGACATAGTACATAATGATGAAGAGGTAGCAAGGCTAAAGGCTAAAGGACTACAGATCATTAGTCATGCCGATTTGCCGGGGTTGCAAAATGCAAAAGTATTGATTCGTGCACACGGCGAGGCGCCAGAAACGTACCGAACTGCACTTGAAAATAACATTACGCTGATCGATGCATCATGTCCTGTAGTATTAAAATTGCAAAATCGCATTAAAACATCGCATGATAACGCCGAAAAAATTCTAATTTTTGGTAAACACGGTCATGCCGAGGTGATTGGTCTGAAAGGCCAGACTAACGATGAAGCGCTCGTTTTTCAGGATATTGCTGAGCTGGACGACGTGGAACTGCCAGAGTCATTTACTTTATACAGCCAAACGACTAAGAGTGTCGATAAATTCTATTCGATTAAAGAGGAGTTAATCAATCGCGGTTATCAAGTGAAAGCGAATGATACCATCTGCCGACAAGTATCTAATCGGTACGAGGATTTGCTGGGCTTCGCGAAAGCATACGATCGTATAGTCTTTGTTTCCGGAAAGAAATCTTCCAATGGGAAAGTATTATATGAAGTGTGCAAAACTGCGAACCCTAACAGCTACTTTGTGTCTGATGTAACTGAACTGGACTCGACGCTTTTTCAAACAAACGAGTCGGTGGGCATCTGCGGTGCTACTTCGACTCCGATGTGGTTAATGAAAGATGTAAAGGCATCACTCGAGACGCTCTAA